In the Mycolicibacter sp. MU0102 genome, one interval contains:
- a CDS encoding CocE/NonD family hydrolase gives MAATSSPRLADVVVNRALRRLPPPTTGYTVRREQIPMRDGVALRADHYQPTGDVVGTLLVRCPYGRKFPFSLVFARMYAARGYRVILQSVRGTFGSAGVFEPMVNEAADGADTVVWMRTQPWFTGSFGTIGLSYLGFTQWALLADPPPELKAAVITVGPHDLYQSTWGVGSFALNDFLGWSHMMAHQEVRPRIRAGLQQLTAQRRVRRATAALPLGSAGRALLGGGSPWYESWVEHPDRDDPFWDRLRHPVALEQTRVPVLLLSGWQDLFLEQSLTQFQTLRDRGAEVALTVGPWTHTEMLTKGLRTVTTESLAWLGTHLAGADRQARTSPVRVNVTGGGGWRDMPDWPPETTERSWWLQPGGRLADSPVADGTTDAASFHYDPADPTPTVGGRLADSPVADGTTDAASFHYDPADPTPTVGGRLLAPGGGYQRDDALARRGDVLTFTGQPLTEDVDVLGGPVVELAHSSDNPNVDLFVRVSEVDSRGRSRNVSDGYRRLSQSSGTVRIDLDQIAHRFAAGSRIRLLIAGGCHPRFARNLGTDEPAISGAAQRPATHTVQLAGSRLLLPADRRNGFDQQV, from the coding sequence GTGGCCGCCACCAGCTCGCCGCGTCTGGCCGATGTTGTGGTGAACCGGGCGCTGCGGCGACTGCCGCCGCCCACCACCGGCTACACCGTGCGCCGAGAACAGATCCCGATGCGCGACGGGGTCGCGCTGCGCGCCGATCACTATCAACCGACCGGCGATGTGGTCGGCACCCTGCTGGTGCGCTGCCCCTACGGCCGCAAATTCCCGTTCTCCCTGGTGTTCGCTCGGATGTACGCCGCCCGCGGCTACCGGGTGATTCTGCAGAGTGTGCGCGGCACCTTCGGCTCCGCCGGTGTGTTCGAGCCGATGGTCAACGAGGCCGCCGACGGTGCCGACACCGTGGTCTGGATGCGTACCCAGCCGTGGTTCACCGGGTCGTTCGGCACCATCGGGTTGTCGTATCTGGGCTTCACCCAGTGGGCGTTACTCGCCGACCCACCGCCGGAATTGAAGGCCGCCGTCATCACCGTCGGGCCGCACGATCTGTACCAGTCGACCTGGGGTGTCGGGTCATTCGCGCTCAACGACTTTTTGGGTTGGAGCCACATGATGGCCCACCAGGAAGTCCGCCCGCGGATCCGGGCCGGGCTCCAGCAGCTGACCGCGCAACGCAGGGTCCGACGTGCCACTGCGGCGTTGCCGCTGGGTTCGGCCGGCCGGGCCCTGCTGGGCGGCGGCTCGCCCTGGTACGAGTCCTGGGTCGAGCACCCTGATCGCGATGACCCGTTCTGGGACCGGTTGCGTCACCCGGTGGCGCTGGAGCAGACCAGAGTGCCGGTACTGCTACTCAGCGGCTGGCAAGACCTGTTCTTGGAGCAGTCGCTGACCCAGTTTCAGACACTGCGCGACCGAGGAGCCGAGGTCGCGCTGACCGTCGGCCCGTGGACCCACACCGAGATGTTGACCAAAGGACTGCGCACCGTCACCACGGAATCCCTGGCCTGGCTCGGCACTCACCTGGCCGGCGCCGACAGGCAGGCGCGAACCAGCCCGGTTCGCGTCAACGTCACCGGCGGCGGAGGCTGGCGTGACATGCCGGATTGGCCGCCCGAGACGACCGAGCGAAGCTGGTGGCTGCAGCCCGGCGGGCGGCTGGCCGACTCCCCCGTGGCCGACGGTACGACAGACGCGGCGAGCTTTCACTACGATCCCGCCGACCCCACACCCACGGTGGGCGGGCGGCTGGCCGACTCCCCCGTGGCCGACGGTACGACAGACGCGGCGAGCTTTCACTACGATCCCGCCGACCCCACACCCACGGTGGGCGGGCGGCTGCTCGCCCCGGGCGGCGGCTACCAGCGCGACGACGCGCTGGCGCGCCGCGGCGACGTGCTGACCTTCACCGGCCAGCCCCTGACCGAGGATGTCGACGTGCTCGGCGGCCCCGTGGTGGAGCTGGCGCATTCCAGCGACAACCCAAACGTCGACTTGTTCGTCAGGGTCAGCGAGGTCGACTCCCGCGGACGCTCACGCAATGTCAGCGACGGCTACCGCCGGCTGAGCCAGTCCTCGGGCACGGTCCGGATCGACCTGGATCAGATCGCTCACCGCTTCGCGGCCGGCTCCCGTATCCGGCTGCTGATCGCCGGCGGCTGTCATCCCCGGTTCGCACGCAACCTGGGCACCGACGAACCCGCGATCAGCGGCGCCGCTCAGCGACCGGCAACGCACACCGTCCAGCTGGCCGGCTCACGACTGCTGCTGCCCGCGGACCGCCGAAACGGCTTTGACCAGCAGGTCTGA
- a CDS encoding DUF5642 family protein — protein MPRVDRGRRHAGRHGLVVLAALGVGATLAGCGASTEVAPAAGPVASQPPAAEPSPAPYDISRVGAVADDFPQGFTAQAHQAKTLGQSDIDGSAVAAFTDAQVDPAQCRSVVIPPYVDPTVGTEAAGVIGQGDQGNMYVVALRSPNPVAAESEPAGCDQISLAGSPEATGTVERIPAPAIAGITTTGVKLSVAGPEEDPDYLYTAALDDRTSVVVMGSADAQLDPQRLMSDLLVKAVSAVRGQQQS, from the coding sequence ATGCCACGTGTTGATCGAGGTCGGCGACATGCCGGCAGGCACGGACTGGTAGTGCTGGCCGCACTCGGCGTTGGGGCAACCCTCGCCGGGTGCGGCGCTAGCACCGAAGTCGCTCCCGCAGCCGGTCCGGTTGCGTCGCAGCCGCCCGCCGCCGAGCCCAGCCCGGCACCTTACGACATCTCGCGAGTCGGCGCCGTCGCCGACGACTTTCCGCAAGGCTTCACCGCGCAAGCGCACCAGGCTAAGACGCTGGGGCAATCCGATATCGACGGGTCGGCGGTCGCGGCGTTCACCGATGCCCAGGTGGATCCGGCACAGTGCCGGTCGGTGGTCATCCCGCCGTACGTCGATCCGACAGTCGGCACCGAAGCTGCCGGCGTGATCGGGCAGGGCGATCAGGGCAACATGTACGTTGTCGCCCTGCGATCGCCCAATCCCGTTGCGGCTGAGTCGGAACCGGCGGGCTGTGATCAGATCTCGCTGGCCGGTTCGCCGGAGGCGACCGGGACCGTGGAGCGTATCCCGGCACCGGCCATCGCCGGCATCACCACGACCGGGGTCAAGCTGAGCGTCGCGGGCCCCGAGGAAGACCCCGACTACCTGTACACGGCGGCGCTTGACGATCGAACCTCGGTCGTCGTCATGGGCAGTGCGGATGCGCAACTGGACCCGCAGCGGCTGATGTCAGACCTGCTGGTCAAAGCCGTTTCGGCGGTCCGCGGGCAGCAGCAGTCGTGA
- a CDS encoding metallophosphoesterase family protein has translation MTTHQRRAADGPTLWAISDLHTGHLGNKPITEALHPVTGDDWLIVAGDVAERTDEIRWALDLLRKRFAKVIWVPGNHELWTTNKDPMQVFGRSRYDYLVDMCDQMGVITPEHPFPVWTEQGGPATIAPLFLLYDYTFLPAGATSKAEGLAIARQNNVVATDEFLLSPEPYGTRDAWCRDRVAATRKRLEDLDWMTPTVLVNHFPMVRQPCDALFYPEFSLWCGTVETADWHTRYNATCSVYGHLHIPRTTYYDDVRFEEVSVGYPREWRRRQPHRWLRQILPEPHYPPGYLNEFGGHFAITDEMREASAKFAERLRQRQAR, from the coding sequence GTGACCACCCACCAGCGCAGGGCCGCCGACGGCCCAACTCTGTGGGCGATCTCTGACTTGCACACCGGCCACCTGGGCAACAAGCCGATCACCGAGGCGCTGCATCCGGTCACCGGTGACGACTGGCTGATCGTCGCCGGTGACGTCGCGGAGCGCACCGACGAGATCCGCTGGGCGCTGGATCTGCTGCGCAAGCGGTTCGCGAAGGTGATCTGGGTCCCGGGGAATCACGAGCTGTGGACCACCAACAAGGACCCGATGCAGGTGTTCGGCCGCTCGCGCTACGACTATCTGGTCGACATGTGCGACCAGATGGGTGTCATCACCCCCGAGCACCCCTTCCCGGTCTGGACCGAGCAGGGTGGCCCGGCCACCATCGCGCCGCTGTTCCTGCTCTACGACTACACGTTCCTGCCGGCCGGAGCGACGAGCAAGGCCGAGGGTCTGGCCATCGCCCGGCAGAACAACGTGGTCGCCACCGACGAGTTCCTGCTGTCACCCGAGCCCTACGGCACCCGCGACGCATGGTGCCGCGACCGGGTGGCGGCCACCCGTAAGCGGCTCGAAGACCTCGACTGGATGACCCCGACCGTGCTGGTCAATCATTTCCCGATGGTGCGCCAGCCCTGCGACGCACTGTTTTATCCGGAGTTCTCGTTGTGGTGCGGCACCGTCGAAACAGCCGACTGGCATACGCGCTACAACGCGACGTGTTCGGTCTACGGTCACCTGCACATCCCGCGCACCACGTACTACGACGACGTGCGCTTCGAAGAGGTCTCGGTGGGCTATCCGCGGGAATGGCGCCGACGCCAGCCGCACCGGTGGCTGCGCCAGATACTGCCCGAGCCGCACTACCCGCCCGGTTACCTCAACGAGTTCGGCGGCCACTTCGCCATCACCGATGAGATGCGCGAGGCCAGTGCGAAGTTCGCCGAACGACTGCGCCAGCGGCAGGCGCGATGA
- a CDS encoding 4'-phosphopantetheinyl transferase family protein — protein MSKLLDRVLVGAPSGSLAWAERYDDPPGLAPLPEEEPLVARSVAKRRNEFITARYCARLALEELGQPPVPILKGEKGEPTWPDGVVGSLTHCAGFRGAVVGRSGDVRSVGIDAEPHDVLPDGVLKAVSLPVERDELAALPQDWHWDRILFCAKEATYKVWFPLTRRWLGFEDAHISFDSDGSFVSRILIDPAALAGPPLTELRGRWSVAGGLVLTAIVL, from the coding sequence ATGAGCAAGCTGCTGGACAGGGTGCTTGTTGGAGCACCGTCGGGTTCGCTGGCCTGGGCCGAACGCTACGACGATCCGCCCGGGCTGGCTCCGCTGCCCGAGGAAGAGCCGCTGGTTGCTCGTTCGGTTGCCAAGCGCCGCAACGAATTCATCACCGCGCGGTACTGCGCGCGGCTGGCATTAGAAGAGCTTGGGCAACCGCCGGTCCCGATCCTCAAGGGGGAGAAGGGCGAGCCGACGTGGCCCGACGGCGTTGTCGGCAGCCTGACGCATTGCGCGGGCTTCCGCGGCGCGGTGGTAGGGCGCAGTGGCGACGTGCGATCGGTGGGTATCGATGCCGAACCACACGACGTGCTGCCCGACGGCGTGCTCAAAGCGGTCAGCCTGCCGGTCGAGCGTGACGAACTCGCGGCGCTGCCGCAAGACTGGCATTGGGACCGAATCCTGTTCTGTGCCAAAGAAGCCACCTACAAGGTGTGGTTCCCGCTGACCAGGCGGTGGTTGGGCTTCGAGGACGCCCACATCAGCTTCGACTCCGACGGCAGCTTCGTCTCCCGCATCCTGATCGATCCCGCGGCGCTGGCTGGACCCCCGCTGACGGAACTGCGCGGGCGGTGGTCGGTGGCGGGCGGCCTGGTGCTGACGGCGATCGTCCTGTGA
- a CDS encoding DUF3558 domain-containing protein — translation MLTKLRLITALGALVMAVVMVWQQTPPNRDVAGGSAVQLRSTAIPLAPPTTSSKAVNITNPRPFDACEDIPYDVIAQLGLAFTPPKPVEGVRCEFDSGNYQMAVETFVWRSYDESIPADAIEMDINGHRAAQYWVMKPTEWNNRWWFSCMVAFKTSYGLIQQSLYYSPVYSNPDVDCPTENLMRAHQLAPHYKY, via the coding sequence ATGCTCACCAAACTGCGTCTTATCACCGCGCTGGGGGCGCTGGTGATGGCCGTCGTGATGGTCTGGCAACAGACACCCCCCAACCGGGACGTCGCCGGCGGGTCCGCGGTGCAGTTGCGGTCCACCGCGATACCGCTGGCACCCCCGACCACCTCGAGCAAGGCCGTCAACATCACCAACCCGCGGCCCTTCGACGCCTGCGAGGACATCCCCTACGACGTCATTGCACAGTTGGGCCTGGCATTCACTCCGCCCAAGCCGGTCGAGGGTGTGCGCTGCGAATTCGACTCCGGCAACTACCAGATGGCCGTCGAGACGTTCGTGTGGCGCAGCTACGACGAGTCCATCCCGGCCGACGCGATCGAGATGGACATCAACGGTCACCGGGCGGCGCAGTACTGGGTGATGAAGCCCACCGAGTGGAACAACCGGTGGTGGTTCTCCTGCATGGTGGCGTTCAAGACCAGCTACGGGTTGATCCAGCAGTCGCTGTACTACTCGCCGGTGTACTCCAACCCGGACGTGGACTGCCCCACCGAGAACCTGATGCGCGCCCACCAGCTGGCTCCGCACTACAAGTACTGA
- a CDS encoding lipase family protein: MVAAVLVAAGWLSLIPGPVANADDVKYEAFYTPPAPLPAGGPGDLIRSEPLRLVLEPSGQLGAFVGTGTRIMYRGTDAQAHPVAVTGAYIEPDVPWPGRGPRPLIAYATGPYGVGEQCAPSRLLDQGIHFSQGFDLTFNYEEGFIATLLARGFAIVVTDGVGLGTHGPQSPQFLNRVAAGTALIDAARAAQKLPGTSLDPHGPVAFWGWASGGQASLSAAELAPTYAPELNVVGTYANAPLSNVVEAIPGVDGNFLAVLAGYLLRGIQASYPETDQAIWDALTPRGVQMLDWSGHTCLVQGGVDYAFRHLQFWFKDDLNELASAEPLKTIFSAQRVGNIKPKGPVYISHNRWDPLAPYTSARDTARDWCKLGADVELWTNEQPPFLNKMDINILLPQFVDGERSMAWVSDRFNGVSTNSNCSAILAE, encoded by the coding sequence GTGGTGGCGGCGGTCCTGGTGGCTGCCGGTTGGTTGAGTCTGATACCTGGCCCGGTAGCGAACGCCGACGACGTCAAATACGAAGCGTTCTACACACCGCCGGCTCCGCTGCCGGCCGGAGGTCCCGGGGACCTGATTCGAAGCGAGCCGCTGCGGCTGGTTCTGGAGCCGTCGGGTCAATTGGGTGCCTTCGTCGGGACTGGAACGCGGATCATGTACCGCGGCACGGATGCTCAGGCGCATCCGGTTGCGGTCACCGGCGCCTACATCGAGCCCGACGTGCCCTGGCCGGGGCGCGGACCGCGTCCCCTGATCGCCTATGCGACGGGTCCGTACGGGGTCGGTGAGCAGTGCGCCCCGTCGCGATTACTCGACCAGGGCATCCACTTCTCACAAGGTTTCGATCTGACGTTCAACTACGAAGAGGGCTTCATTGCGACGCTGTTGGCACGCGGGTTCGCCATCGTGGTGACCGATGGGGTCGGGCTGGGCACACACGGACCGCAGTCGCCACAGTTCCTGAATCGGGTTGCTGCCGGAACCGCGCTGATCGACGCGGCCCGCGCAGCCCAGAAGCTGCCCGGCACATCGCTGGACCCGCACGGGCCGGTCGCGTTCTGGGGCTGGGCATCCGGCGGGCAGGCGTCGTTGTCGGCGGCCGAGCTGGCACCGACGTACGCGCCAGAACTCAACGTTGTGGGCACTTACGCCAACGCGCCGCTCAGCAATGTGGTCGAGGCGATCCCCGGCGTCGACGGCAACTTCTTGGCCGTGCTCGCCGGCTACTTGTTGCGCGGCATTCAGGCGTCGTATCCCGAGACCGACCAAGCCATTTGGGATGCGCTTACCCCGCGCGGAGTCCAGATGCTGGACTGGAGCGGGCACACCTGCTTGGTGCAGGGCGGCGTTGACTACGCGTTCCGTCACTTGCAGTTCTGGTTCAAGGACGACCTGAATGAACTCGCCTCGGCCGAACCGCTCAAGACGATCTTTTCTGCACAACGGGTTGGAAACATTAAACCCAAGGGGCCGGTGTATATATCGCACAACCGCTGGGACCCGTTGGCGCCCTATACCTCGGCCCGTGACACCGCGCGCGACTGGTGCAAGTTGGGCGCGGACGTCGAACTATGGACCAACGAACAGCCTCCGTTCCTGAACAAGATGGACATCAACATCCTGTTGCCCCAGTTCGTCGATGGTGAGCGGAGTATGGCCTGGGTCAGCGATCGCTTCAACGGTGTCTCGACCAACTCGAACTGCTCGGCAATCCTGGCCGAGTGA